Part of the Odocoileus virginianus isolate 20LAN1187 ecotype Illinois chromosome 9, Ovbor_1.2, whole genome shotgun sequence genome, cttcgcccagatccatcagaggaataaCACTGTCTTATGGCAGCTATAACCTTATGAAGTACGTTTCTTAAATAAGACTGCAAAGTCAAAATAATGCCttgacccatgggctgcaggatGGATGTTAGCGGGCATGAAGAtaacattaatctcattgtacatctccAACAGAACTCCTGGGTGATCAGGTACTTTGTCAacgagcagtaatattttgaaaggattcttttttttctgagcagcagGTCTCAACAGTGGACTTAAAGTATTCAGTAAATTACATTGTAAACAGATGTGTTGTCATCCAGGCAGAGTAGACTTAAAGTAATTTTTCAGGGCCCCAGGGTTTTGGGGATGGTAGAtgagcactggcttcaacttaaagtcagCAGCTACATGAGCCTCTAACAGAGTCAGGCTgtcctttgaagccaggcattaaCTTCTCCTCTATAGCTATGAAAGcatagatggcatcttcttccagtCGAAGGTTGTTTTGTCTGTATTGAAAATCTGTTTAGTGTAGCTAGATCTTCTGGGTAACTCACTGCAGCTTCTCCATCATCACttgcttcactttgtacttttTTGTTATAGAAATGGGCTTTtctccttaaacctcatgaaccaacctctgctaacttcagacttttcttctgtagcttcctcacctctctcaggcTTCACACAATTAAAGAGGGTTGGGCCTTGCTCTGGGTGAGGCTTTGGTTTAACAGGATCTTacggctggtttgatctctccaGACCACTCAAACTTTCTCCATAACAGCTAAATAACTgctttgctttcttatcattcctATATTCACCAGAGTTGCACTTTTagtttccttcaagaacttttctttTGCGTTCACAACTTGGCTGATTATTTGGTGCAAGAGGTCTAGTTTTGGGCCTGTCTGAGCTTTTGACAGGCTTTCCTCTCTAGCTTAATCATTTCtatcttttgatttaaagtgagaggcatgtaactcttcctttcacttatACGTTTAGAAGccattgtagggttattaattggcctaatgTCAATATTGTTATGTCTCGGGGAGTAGGGAGGctgaagaagagggagagagatggagcaGCTGGTTGGTGGAGCAGTCAGACCATACGTTTATCGATTGTTTGCCATCTTTATGTTTTTGGCAGCCCCAAACCACTGCAGTAGTAACGTCAAAGATCACtgatccttggtggtccagtgtctaggactctgtactcccaatgcagcgggtccaggttccatccctggtcagggaactagagcccacatgccacaactaagatcctgcatgccacaacctgtgtgccacagctaagacccagtgctgccagataagtaaataatttaaaaaaagagagagatcactGAGAATAGATCACTatagcaaatataataataaaagttttgaAATAGTGCAAAAATCACTGAAGTGTGATACAAAGACACGAAGTGAGGAAATGCTTTTGGAAAAACGGTGCCAGTAGACTTGTTTGCTGCAGGTTGCTACAGACCTTCACTTTGTAAAAATTACAGTACCTGTGAAGTGCTGTAAAATGAAGCACAGTAAAATAAGGTGTGcttatatcactttttttttcatttatttttattagttagaggctaattactttataatattgtagtggtttttgccatacattgacatgaatcagccatggatttacatgtgttccccatcctgatcccctctcctgcctccctccacatcccatccctctgggtcttcccagtgcaccagccctgagctcttgtctcatgcatccagcctgggctggtgatctgtttcacccttgatagtatacttgtttcaatgctattctctcagaacattatatcacttttataatcagtaaaaaaaaaaaaatgcttctaaaTATACCACTCAAAAACTGTCACAGCATTTTAGTGTGTTGGTTTACATTAGTTTTCCGTGCAGTAGGTTTTTGGCATATGGGGAGGAAATTTTCCTTTCATATGGCTGTCTGCTCATGTTAGTGCATCCTTTCCCCATGTGACAGTTCTCTGGGAAGTACTGTCTCACTCACACTTCTGTATAAGAGTGGAGCTGGTCGACACGTCTCAGGGACCCTCAGCCCCTATCAGAGGATGGGGGTCCTAGGGTGGTCCCTGCAGGAGCTGCctcctctggagcccaggaagagCCTCACTCTCTGGCCCTTTGCTGCAGGAAGACACCATGGAAGAGTCTGGCTGGAAGCTGGTGCATGGAGACGTCTTCAGGCCCCCCCAGTACCCCATGATCCTCAGCTCCCTGCTGGGCTCAGGCATTCAGCTCTTCTGTATGATCCTCATCGTCATCTGTGAGTGGGCCtgcggggctggggtggggcgggggaagCAGCACAGGCCTGAGTCTGAGGAGTGGGCTTCCCTTCCTGGGGCAGAGGGATTTGTCAGCATCTCTGGGCCAGACAGAAGCATCTGTCCCAGCAGAAGGGCTGGTCCTCTCAGCCACAGGCCCTGGTGCTTTTCTCCTCAGATCTTTCCAGCACCATCCATAGCCCCCCCACAGCCACACCGCCAGTGAAGCTACAGATCAGCACGGGGAGGTTGGCCTCCTTTTTCAGCGAGGCATTATATGACCTACACCTTTCCACGCCAGGATTAGACTGGAATCAGGTCTCTTTTCTCAGAAAACACCCTCCAAATGATTATGTAGTGGTTATAGGCAGTACTGAAGTCAGTCtgcctacttttctttttttgctgacaTATAATAACTGCTGCACCCCTCTGAACCCCAGCTAAGACCCAGTCTTCTCCTGTAGAGAGGAGGGCCAAGGGAGCCTTGTCTAGCCTCACCTGTGCCAGGGCCCTGTCAGCCGGCCTGGATGGGGCCCTGGGGCCTGGAGACCCTgactttccctctctccccactccctcctcagTTGTGGCCATGCTTGGGATGCTATCACCCTCCAGCCGGGGAGCGCTCATGACCACGGCCTGCTTCCTCTTCATGTTCATGGGGTAGGTGTGTCTGAGGGGCTCGGGGCTGACTCAGGCAGCCTCCGCTTCAGCTAACAGGTCTCCTTGGTGTGGACCCCCGCCATTTCCCCACAGGGTGTTTGGTGGATTTTCAGCCGGCCGTCTGTACCGCACTCTGAAGGGCCATCGGTGGAAGAAAGGGGCCTTCTGTGTAAGTGTCCCGCATCTCCTCCGTGTGCTGGTGGGGAGCCGAGGCGCCTCCTGGGCTCCTCGGGAGCAGCAGAGGCACGTCCTGGGGGTGTTCAAGGCCAGAGGCTGGGCAGCAGCATGAGGGGTGGGAGGAGTGCCCCCAAGGAGGGGCCCTGAGCTCTCACCTCACCCAGGGGTGCTTACCTCTGAAGGCCTTAGTTGCCACATTGATGAAAAGAGGGAATTGAAATAAGGTGATTTTTAGCCTGCGTTGTCCCATGTCTCAAGAGCAAGTAGAAACAGGGGATTCAGAATAATAGGAGTTAGGCACCAAGCCCAGGTGTCAAAAGTTTAAGGTCAAAACCTGATCAGCAGGGCTGCTGGGAGAACACCCTGCCCAGCAGAGTAAAGAGAGAATTACCTGCCACAGGCTGGAGAGGCCAGGCCCCACGTCACTGTCGGCCTGCTTGCCAGAATTGGTGCCGCCGTTCCTCTTGAGTAGGGTCAGCTCCTAACAATCGCTGTCCTGGTGGTGAGGAGAGTTCTTGGCAGCAGAAGAGAGAGCACCTGGGCTAGGAGTCCTGAGCCCCTTCTCCTAGAGCAAGCGAGCCCTTAGAggaccagggaaacccctggtgCCAAACTGGGAAAAGCCTCTAGACCCAGCCTTCTGAAACCATTCTCAGCTTTCGAAAACTCAGGGGAACTCAGGTTAGCCCGACTCTAGCTAACACTCGTGGCATTTAGTAAGCCCTCAGTATGGAAGAGCTTCAGTTGTTCTGGAAAGATCAAGAAAGTTTCCCAAATTCGTCATGCATCAGGTGTTTTTCTCAGGCTGCTATGAATGCTTGATGCATCAGATGTTTTCCTTGGGCTGCTGTGTACTGAGAGCCAGGGATGTTCAGAACTGTAAAACCCAGCCCTCTTCTCCCCTGGTGAGACTTCGCTGATGAAGTCTCCTACCAGATACCCTCCAAGTCTCCCTGGGTGGGTCCCAGCACAAACCCTGTCTGCCAGCATCCACTCAGGCCCCAAGGCAGACACCTGGGTGGCTGCCTGCCCTCATCCATCAAGTGTGGATGGTTCTCCTGCTAACTGGCACATGAGTTCCTTCCCATCTCCATCCCCAGGACTCTTGGCCACGTTCAGGCATCTTTGCCTTTCTCATGGACCCTTGGCTCCGCTAGACCTCCCTAGTTTCCCTGCAAGATTGTGACCCGTCCCTGGTGTGGAGCTCTGCCCCCCCTTCCCAGGCGGGCCTCTGCTCCAGTCATGCAGGTGTATGACCATGCCTCTCCTCTGGCACCTGTGTGGGTGGCTAAGTCTTAGCTCCGTCCTCCTTCCCTGATTCTGCCCTCAGTGTCCTCCTTGGCACCCCAAAAGGGCCAGAGCAAAGCCTTGTGCCTACGAGTGCCACATGTGTTGTTCTCCATTTGTGGATCTGAACTTTTCCCCTGTTCTTCCTCGTATCTACCACAGTGGCCAGTCCATAAATTTCAGCCAAGAGGACAGACAAGGAATTCCCTGCTACACAGCAGAATAAACCAggacagaaaggaaggaggaaatgacatttgAGCTGGGCCCTGGAGAGGAGAGTTTCCATTGGATGGAAGCAGCCAGCAGGGCAGCCTCAGGTTCTGGAATCTCCTGGATCCCAGTCCTGGCCCAGTTCTCTCCTTAGTTGGTAACCTTGACcagctctctgagccttggtttcctcatctatccaCAGGGCGCTGGTGTCTCCAGGTTGTTGTGTGGATGCAAGGAGACTGTACATGGCAGGTCACCAGTTCAGCATTGACACTCAGGAAGCGGATACCTGAGATATTAACTGTACCTTTGATAAAGGGCCAGATTCAGAGACGTGGAGGGGCAGTGGCCAGTTAGTGAGTGTGGGAGGCTGTgggccaaagataaataaaactggcCATGAGGCTGAGCGCCAGATTGCAGGGCGCTTCAGGCATTGTGACGGGCAACTCTCTTGGGTGCTTGGACAGGCACAGTAGTGAAGAAGGCTCAACTATGAGTCTAAAGCTTTGGTTCATTGTGCCTGAGTCCTAGCCCCAGAGACGCTGACTGGATAGAACACCCCCGCAGGGGGCCAGAGGCGGGGCCTCTGCAGTCAGACAGCCGGGGTCTGAACCTCTGCTGCACCCTTAGCTGACTGTGTGAAGTTAGCATGGGGGTTACTTAACATCGCTGGGCCTCACTGTCCTCTTCTTAAAAAGAGCTAGTGGTGGTCCTTCCCATCTGGGCCTGTAGTGAGGGTTAGGTGAGATCATGCACTTGGAGGCCAGCACCTGCCGCCCTTAAGACTCAGTTAAAGCTTCCCCACTACTCCAGACGGTTTGGGTTGAGGTGCAGACCAATGTGTTTACTAGAGTTTTATCTGGTCATTCCTATTCAACAAATGCTTACTGAGCACACTGTGCTCTGAGTGCTGGGAGCACATCGGTGAGCAGGACACAGTCCTCCCAAGACCACATCTGTGAGTGTCATAACATCATGAGATCACGAACTTGAATGAGGGCAAGGGAGGAGTGGTCCAGGGATCTAAAAGGACAGAACAGGAGGCCCGCATAGTCTAGAGGTCAGGGAGTGCTTTCTGGAAGGGATTAGCTTGGCGCTGAGTCCTCCAGGACACGAGGGCTTGGGAACCTCTAGTCTGGGTGCCCCGACTAGGGGGCAGGTGAAAGCCCCCTAGACACAGCTCCCCAGCCTGGTGTCTCTCGCTTCCAGACGGCGACACTGTATCCTGGCGTGGTTTTTGGCATCTGCTTCGTATTGAATTGCTTTATCTGGGGAAAGCACTCATCAGGAGCGGTAAGTgccctccccagccagggaggGCCAGCTGTGCTCAGACCCATCCCCTCAGGTGACTTCCTgctgtttccttcccttttctgagTCCCCAGAGGTCTGTTCCCAGCCCTGGGGGCTGAGGGCTGGCCAGGGTTTCCCCAGCCCTGTGCATCCATCTGCCCTGACCCTCCCATGGACTCTTTTCAGACAGCTGCCTAAAGCTCACTTCTCTAAAAGGAGGTTTCCACAGTCCAGGGGCCAACTGGGGAATTTCCCTTGTCTCAACCAAGGGAAAGCTGCCTGGTGTGACTTGATGAGGCCAGGATCCCAAAACAAGGCTCTCCTCGTCATGTCCCTGCCAGCCCCTGTTCGAGGATTGTGCACTCAGTTGGAGATGGGAAGATGGTCTTGATTGATGAGCTGCAGGAGAGGTGGGATAGGCATTTGCCATCCCAGCCTCAGTGGAGGGAACTGCCTCCCTCTCACTGAGGTACCCATTGAAGGGCCTTGGGTGGGGCCCACAGTCCAGGCTGCGGAGTATTGGGTTCTTCCCAGCAGTCCAGGGAGCTGCCCTCAGGAAAGACCGGGTCCTGTTCTTCCTCtcacttcttcttttttatacctgtctcccttctctctctcaacattttcctcccagttaccAGCTGCTCACCATAAACACTTGTTGTAGAAATTTTGGAAAGTACAGAAAAGTTAATGTAGATCTTTAATATgtttttacagtctttttttttttttttctttgattgcactgtgtggcttgcaggaccttagttccctaaccagggatcaaacctgcagtggaagcacagagtcctagccagggaatttcctatcTTTGCAGTCTTCtaacttctttttgttgttgttcagtcgctaagtcatgtccaactctttgtgaccccatggactacagcatgccaggcttccctgtcttctgtgacctcccagagtttgctcaaactcatgtccattgagtcagtgatgccatccaaccgtctcatcctctgtctcatcTCAACCTCTTTTTagatgtatttaaaatagaataatgtaattgtaaaattataaaataatagcaaacatatAGTGCTTACTTTGGAATAAGTTTTGTTCTAaatactttacaaatattaatttatttctttcattttgcatgAAAAATGTAAGACTGCAAATGgggattaaagaagaaaatgacaaatcaATTGCAATCCCCTATACCCCATCTGAGGAAGTACTGTTAACTTTTTGTCATAGGCCTCTCTAGGCGTGTATGCCTATTTAAGTATTgggtattttaattaaaatggagTCCTGTAGATACAGCTTGATATCCTGCTTTTCACTTAGTGGTATAGTGTGGTGTTTTCAttgaacaaaattagaaacacacTATCTGtgtacttctgtttttttttttttttcccacttaacatAGCACATGTAATTTCCCTTTATTCTGGCCCTTCATCTCCCCTTCCGGTTCTCAGGCCCTCCCTTGTTCTTTCCCCACATCCTCCCTGGTGACAAGCTCCTGTGGGATGCCGTGGTTCCTTCTTCacttcatggctcagctggtcCTCCATCTGTCTTCCACTTTTCCCAGGGCTGGGGTCCACCCCAGGATGGTCTGGCCAGGAGCCCTGTGTGGGGTGTCCCACCGTGGTGTCCTGCTGAGCCCTTCCTGCCCTAGGACCCAGAAGGTCCCTGTCCCCACTGCATGGCCCCTGGCCTGGGCTTTAGGGCTCGTGGAGCCTCACAGTGCTGTGCCCACAGGTGCCCTTTCCCACTATGGTGGCCCTGCTCTGCATGTGGTTCGGGATCTCCCTGCCGCTCGTCTACCTGGGTTACTACTTCGGCTTCCGTAAGCAGCCATATGACAACCCCGTGCGCACCAACCAGATTCCCCGGCAGATCCCTGAGCAGCGGTGGTACATGAACCGATTCGTGGGGTGAGTCTTTAGCAGGGGCCAGGCGGGGGCTTCTGGGGTCCACAAAGCCGACACTTCCCCGAGCCGTCTCCTTGGGAAGACGTGGACGAGGGTACTCTCCCAGGCAGGGGCTGCACCGTGGCTGACTCTAGTAGACTTGATAAGAGCTCAGCTTCACTCCAAGATAGGACCCAGTTGTAGCCAGGCTAGGTGTTGGCCAGGCAGGGATGGGGTGGAAAGGTGCAGGGTGACAGGTTACAACTACCTAtaggaccttgggcaagtcacgcCCCTTCTCTGtacttcagttttcccatctataaatgGGGAGAGTGGTGCATACTTCTTGAATGTAGTGGTACAAAAGCATGCCAGAAACACTAGACCTACCCCACTGTGTTAGCGCGCTCATTCTCACTGGCTCAGGAGGGAGCCTGAAGCTTCCAGTGGCCCAGGTCTCCCAGCAGTGTTAACCCTCCCGTTCTCTGCAGTATTCTAATGGCTGGGATCCTGCCCTTTGGTGCCATGTTCATCGAGCTTTTCTTCATCTTCAGTGTGAGTACTGCTACCTGCTCCCACCCCTCACCTTCACCCGCACCAGCCTTGTCCCCACCCCCCTGCTCAGGTGCTCTGCCACCTACTGTCTATGAAATTTCAGACAGAAATTTTAACCTCTTTTAGTCCCCATTCTTCATCCTAAAATACAGTAACAGTCCTGCCTCTCGCAACAGCTTGGAAGGTGAAGTGAGATGTGCCATGTGTACAGGGTCTGGCGTGGGAGGGCCTCAGTGAATTTCTAGAAGCTGCTTTGGCTGTGTTAGCAATATTGCCATTAGTCACCACCTTTATTAATAGCATTGTTGCATCTGCTTTGATTTCTGGGTCTGCACATGTCTTTACCTATCTCAGTTACTCAGAACTGCTAGGAAAATGTGGGAAATGATGCTTAATTCTCAGGATCTTCATGAGGCTTGAACATGATAATGTCTGTAAAAGGCACAGTGCTTGACATTCAGGAAATGCTTCTTAACTCATAGCTGCTATTTTAATGATGACTGCTCCTCTCTCAGGCCTGCCCAGATGAAAGCTGGCAGAAGGGTTCTTCAGAGCCATCTAAGGCCAGCTGACCCAGCTCAGTGTCCAGCACACAGAGAGGGCTTTGCCCTAAATCGGTGCTGGACAAGCAACCGCACCTTTGGAGTGGCCCAGCTCTTCCAGCTGATACCCCCTCGcccacccagccctgcctgggaCAGGTTGGCTGCCTGCCCAGGGGGCCACCTCTGTTCTGTTTGTGTGACCCCAGGCCAGTCActgacctctctgaaccttgaCTCCTTCACTGTAAAAGGCCACCCTTTCATAGGCTGACATGTGGAGTTGTGTGCGTAAAGCATgtagcactgtgcctggcatatGGTGAGCCACCCCAGGTAGTGGTGGCTGCTGTGTAATTTTGATTGGGGTGGGATTTGTTATTTTCCATAAGCTGCTGAGTTCAGGCCAGGGCCCACCCATGGTAGGATCAGCcatgccccagcccctccctcggGACAGCCTGGCTCACCCTCTGCTCCAGAGAGGAGAGACCAGGCCAGGCACAAACCAGGACCACAGGCCCCAGTGGTCATGATGGTTCTCCATTCCTGCCAGTCCAGACTGAAGGATGGAGTTCCCGAGCACAGGCAGGGActgcaggggcagggggcgggcTCACTGAAGGCCGGCTCTGATGTATCTGCAGGCAATCTGGGAGAATCAGTTCTATTACCTTTTTGGCTTCCTGTTCCTCGTCTTTATCATCCTGGTGGTGTCCTGTTCACAGATCAGCATCGTCATGGTGTACTTCCAGCTGTGTGCAGAGGTGAGGGGAATGTGGCCAGCACTTGGGGGTAGGGGGAGCTGGGGCCAGCATCGAATGGGTCAGGGAAACTGGGTTTCCCACGTGGTCCCACATCTTCTGAGGCCTTGGGGAAGTGCATCACTTCCCCTTGCCGAGCTTCCATTTGTTCAGCTGTAGACTCATGGGTGGAGGTTGCCACGACCTCATGACAGTACTGGTGAGTACTGAGTCCACTCCAGTAGGGATTTCTTCAACAGCTGGCGTCGTTTGGGTAACCAGCCCTCCATCTGGGGGCTAGCTCTTAGCAGAGCGAGCAAAGCCAGGGCTCTGAGACAGACAGCCTGGGCTGAAACCCTGGCTCCTCCAGTAGTTCTTGGGCAGTCATTTAACCTCTGTGTGCCTTCCAGACCTAACGCAGAGGGCTGCTGCATGAACTCTGAGCTGATTCACAGTAAGCACCTAGAACAGGACGTGGCCTGTGGTGAACGTTTGCTCCGAAATGCTAATGTTAATACTGTtcttttcttgttgattttttaaattgagatgtaACTTATTAACAGTAATGTTCACCCTGTTTAGTCTATAGTTGtgtaaatttttagaaatgcatGCAGTCGTGTAACCACCATCACAGTCAAGGCATAAAACCTTCACATGACCCCAAATATTACCATCCTTATACAGGGACTTTAAGCTCCTCAGGCAACTGTGAAACTTGGGGAAGAGATTCTGCCTGGAGACAGCAGTGACCCTCCTCTGTTTCCTCCTCAGGATTACCGCTGGTGGTGGAGGAATTTCCTAGTCTCTGGTGGATCTGCATTCTACGTCCTGGTCTATGccatcttttattttgttaacaagGTACCACCCTGCATGAGGGAGATGCTTTGCCCTTTTAGGGCAGGGCTGTAGAGAGGGGGCGCTGGGGAAAAGCCTCTAGTGTCCAAATCTTAAACTTTTCTACCAAGAATGGGGAGGACCAGGGTCATTCTAGAATTGTTCCTGCTCTTAGAACAGAATCTCTTTGGAAAGAGAATATGTTTGGGTGACAAAAGCCTTCAGGATAAACGACAGTGAGAATGTTGTCCAGAGAACCTATGAGATGACAAAAGCAGAGCTAAAAGGAAGTGTATCACCTTACAGTACTTTTAAGAGGAAGTAAGGTAATAACAGTGTTCACTTCAAGAagacagggaggaaaaaaaaagggggggagaaaaaagaaaagaagacggggtaaaaagaacaataacatgaaagaataaatgtaaatgaGAAGAGTTAAAGAGATAAGAACAGAAATTGCTAAAGTAGCCTTTAGCACTCAGATTGAGGAGCTCAGCTGTACTCACAGAGCTCACGGTCCCCAAAGGTTAGCTTAAGAGTCCAAACAGATCCCCACACCAGGTTTGGTAGATGTACGCATAACAGAAATCAGATGGGCCACTGAGGGGAGTCTGAGAGTTGTTTTGGTGGACCCCGTGTCACCTCCGGGACTTACACTGAAGATGATCTTACCCACTGTATTTTGAGTTTCCAAAGCAAGAAGTCCTCTGCTTATAACCAAGCTATATTTTGAAACTAAACTAGAGCCATAGGCTAACCAAGTGAAGGTTAGAATTCCCTTTCCCAAAACATCAGGTTGGAAGGACTATCCAGATATTTGAGTGCAGTTCCACCCCTGCCTCCGGTTCCCTGACTGGCCCCTTCTCCAACAATCCCAACAAAGGATCACCTTGCTAAGGAGTCAGTCAGTGGTGGCCTATGGGCCTGCAGGCCTGTTGCTGTAAACAGTTTTATTGGCGgtcattcatttacatgttgtCCAGGCTGTTTTTACACTACAGTGGCAGAGTATTGTAGTTTTGACAGAGACCACGTTGCCTCAGCTGTTGGCTTGGCCACAAAGTTCGATCGGGTTTTTCCATACTATCTATAGAAAAAgctgaatgaactttttagccaacccaatataatcTGTCCCTTTAAGAAGCTTGCTGACCCCTGCTTTAGCACTGAGGGCATTCCCTCCTGATGCTCCCATTCTCTTTAGATAGCTCCTGTCATTATTAAGGTCTTCGTTGATTCACACTGAAATCTGCCTCGCTGTAAATTCCATCTTCAGACCAATCTTATTCCTGGAATCCTGCAAAACAAATCTAATTTCCCTTCTCTACAGCCCCTATTTATCATAAACTCTTCTGAATGGAAAGTGACCAAAACCCAGTTCCAATTGGcttaagcaaaaaaggaaaatgttttagcTTATGTAACTTTAATAAGAAGTTGAAGGGCAGCTTCAGGCTTGGTTAGATCCAGCAGCTTAAGTGATGTCAGGGCTCTGTGTTTATACCtcagctctgtgtgtgttttcttggctTCAGTCTGCAGGTAGTATCTTTTCACAAAGTAGAAGGATGGCCAGTAGCAGCCGTAGAGTCTCTTCTCAGCTTTGCAGCCCTAGAGATAAAAGAAAGTGTTTCCTCTGTCCTCATGTTCTCAGTCCCAGGGAAGATGCTCATTGGCCCAGGTTATGTGACACCCCTCACTATTCCTCATGTCCAGTAGGACGGTGTGCTCTGATTGACTAGCTTAGGCTTTGTCCTGGACTGACAGCTCCAGCAGGACCACAGAGTAGGGAGTGGGTACCCAAGACCCCAGAAAACAGGAAGACAAGAGCCAGTGTTGGGCAAGCGAAGCCTGCTTCCATAGCTTCCTACACAATGGTCACATCTCAGCCTCCTGCCCTTCCTGCTTCTGCCCAAGGCTTTCTCCTCTGCTCTAAAGCCAGACTGAGAGCCTTGTCTGAACCATGATGGCCTTGTCCTGTCTGAACTCTAAGGAACTTTCCAGCACCGCCTTTTTGCCTCATTCCTTTTCTAGTTTTACCACTGGATTTACCACTACTCTGTTCCCCCTATCACCTTCACCCCACCATCAGCCACAAGAAAGCTCATAAAAAAGAGATGGGTGGTTGAGCTGGAAAACATGGCCTTCATCCCCCAATTTGTGGCCATTTGACTTCAGGGAGATGGTCTCAAACAGAGACCCTTGGACTCCTGGCATTTTGTGACCATGTGTCTGCCCACGAGCCCTGGAACAGGCCCCACTCAGGCCCTGGTGGGCAGGCAGGTCTTGATAGCAAGGTCCCAGATTAGCTCCACTTGGTGCAGCAAAGCCCACCACATGACAGATTACCTGGCATCCCTGCCCAGGTCTGAGAACTCTGCTAAGGAGTTCAGATGCTCCAGGATCAACTCCCCATGACTCCCTGGGAGATGGTAACAAAAGCGACAGAGCACGTTCAGGTGGAGAGCGCCATAGGCTGAGACAGGCTCATGGTGATTCTCTGGTCCTAAAGTCAGGAGCTGTGAACACCTCTCTCCTCCCCCGACTTCTGTGCTCCCGCCATCTGCGAGTCTCACTGCACTGTTCTGGGGACTGGAGGGTGGGGCAGTGACAGCTGTGGCCTTCCCTGCCTTCGTCATTCTGGCAGTGGGCCCTGAGGTCAGCTCCATCTCCCAGTGAGCTCCCAGGCCCTTCCCCAGGAAGACTCCTACCCTGACAAGGAATGGCCTAGTCAGTGGATTTGGGCCTTGGGCTCCTAGCCCTCTGActccaggttcaaatcccagctcctctATAAAATGGGTTAATAACCCACCATTTGGATGTGTGAGCATCCAAGGCGGAGCACAGGCCCTGGTGCTAATGAAGGTTCACCCTGGCTGTGCGCCCCACCTGCCCCTCACTACCTGCCCACGAGGTCTGGGCGAAAGTCAGGGGACACCTGGTTGGCCACAGCAGGCTGGCACTGAGAGTGTCCCCCTTCTCTCCCCGTTTGTGCCCCAGCTGGACATCGTCGAATTCATTCCCTCTCTCCTCTACTTTGGCTACACGGCCCTCATGGTCCTGTCCTTCTGGCTCCTCACGGGCACCATCGGCTTCTATGCAGCCTACATGTTT contains:
- the TM9SF4 gene encoding transmembrane 9 superfamily member 4 isoform X3, with the translated sequence MNSEKKCEVLCGQSNKPVTLTVEQSRLVAERISEDYYVHLIADNLPVATRLELYSNRDGDDKKKEKDVQFEHGYRLGFTDVNKIYLHNHLSFILYYHREDLEEDREHTYRVVRFEVIPQSIRLEDLKADEKSSCTLPEGTNSSPQEIDPTKENQLYFTYSVHWEESDIKWASRWDTYLTMSDVQIHWFSIINSVVVVFFLSGILSMIIIRTLRKDIANYNKEDDIEDTMEESGWKLVHGDVFRPPQYPMILSSLLGSGIQLFCMILIVIFVAMLGMLSPSSRGALMTTACFLFMFMGVFGGFSAGRLYRTLKGHRWKKGAFCTATLYPGVVFGICFVLNCFIWGKHSSGAVPFPTMVALLCMWFGISLPLVYLGYYFGFRKQPYDNPVRTNQIPRQIPEQRWYMNRFVGILMAGILPFGAMFIELFFIFSAIWENQFYYLFGFLFLVFIILVVSCSQISIVMVYFQLCAEDYRWWWRNFLVSGGSAFYVLVYAIFYFVNKLDIVEFIPSLLYFGYTALMVLSFWLLTGTIGFYAAYMFVRKIYAAVKID